One segment of Erigeron canadensis isolate Cc75 chromosome 2, C_canadensis_v1, whole genome shotgun sequence DNA contains the following:
- the LOC122589728 gene encoding protein IRX15-LIKE: MKNPINNANTKLILLHPYIQKQANPNRLWLIALVSVFTLASLLTLVYTRESFHTTTTTTSTATRIITDINQNQQTLPKSVMKALVHYAANTNRTDHMSQTDIKQIMDVLKQCTSPCNFLVFGLTAETLLWNALNHYGRTVFIDENRYYAAYIEEKYPEIEAYDVQYTTKIKELKELITSVKEQTRNECRPVQNLLFSDCKIGLNDLPNHIYELDWDVILVDGPRGYWPDGPGSLSAIFTAGVLARSKKGGNPKTHVFVHDYNRKVERMSSEEFLCKENLVKSSKDLLGHFVVERVVDESGKNQFCRNPPTMSS, from the coding sequence ATGAAGAACCCCATCAACAATGCCAACACAAAGCTCATCCTCCTTCATCCCTACATCCAAAAACAAGCCAACCCGAACCGCCTTTGGCTTATTGCGCTAGTCTCCGTGTTCACCCTAGCATCCCTTCTTACTCTCGTCTATACCCGTGAATCGTTCCATACAACAACTACTACTACTTCCACTGCCACACGTATAATCACGGACATTAACCAAAACCAACAAACACTCCCCAAATCCGTCATGAAAGCTCTTGTCCATTATGCGGCTAACACTAACCGCACTGATCATATGTCACAAACTGATATCAAACAAATCATGGATGTCCTCAAACAATGCACTTCTCCTTGTAACTTTCTCGTATTTGGACTAACAGCTGAAACTCTTCTTTGGAACGCTTTAAACCATTATGGACGAACGGTTTTCATTGATGAAAACCGTTACTATGCTGCCTACATTGAAGAAAAGTATCCAGAAATTGAAGCATATGATGTCCAATATACTACCAAGATCAAAGAACTTAAAGAGCTTATTACATCTGTTAAAGAACAAACTCGCAATGAGTGCAGGCCAGTACAAAATCTATTGTTTTCAGATTGCAAGATTGGATTAAATGATCTTCCTAACCATATATATGAACTAGACTGGGATGTGATTCTTGTGGATGGTCCACGTGGGTATTGGCCTGACGGTCCAGGGAGCTTATCGGCCATATTCACAGCCGGCGTGCTTGCCCGTAGCAAAAAAGGTGGAAATCCTAAGACACATGTGTTTGTGCACGATTATAATAGGAAGGTTGAAAGGATGTCTAGTGAAGAATTTTTGTGTAAAGAGAATTTGGTCAAGTCTTCTAAGGATTTGTTGGGTCATTTTGTGGTGGAAAGAGTGGTGGATGAGAGTGGTAAAAACCAGTTTTGCCGCAACCCTCCAACAATGTCATCCTAG
- the LOC122588150 gene encoding uncharacterized protein LOC122588150 translates to MAALHGGDGGNDPPNWGWNPEWGCRRTGGISTGRAAAANNDLEREFQNSGRRISLMLNKDLSRWQAIGDHAKWYKSYLGTYVATVPHNYESWDQVPQPIKDGLTDWLMMLTITTKSRRRFYLEPYLGHPENHSLREAVTRMIRQDALKIYRDKKAKFKKTWFTDRGGSQRLAELEGQPPCGMPP, encoded by the exons ATGGCTGCACTTCACGGCGGAGATGGTGGCAACGACCCTCCAAATTGGGGGTGGAACCCCGAATGGGGTTGTAGGCGTACGGgtg gtattagCACAGGGAGAGCTGCTGCTGCTAACAACGATCTGGAGCGCGAGTTTCAGAATTCGGGACGCCGAATCTCGCTTATGTTAAATAAAGATCTCAGTAGGTGGCAGGCAATTGGGGACCACGCCAAGTGGTACAAGAGCTATTTGGGGACCTATGTCGCTACCGTCCCACATAATTACGAGTCGTGGGATCAGGTGCCCCAGCCCATCAAGGATGGACTTACTGACTGGCTTATG ATGCTAACTATTACTACAAAATCGCGGAGACGGTTCTACTTGGAACCATATCTAGGTCACCCAGAAAATCACTCGTTACGAGAGGCCGTGACCAGGATGATTCGTCAGGATGCCCTGAAGATCTACAGGGATAAAAAagcaaaattcaagaagacttgGTTCACTGACAGGGGTGGGTCACAGAGGCTGGCAGAACTGGAGGGTCAACCTCCGTGTGGGATGCCTCCATAG
- the LOC122586948 gene encoding probable WRKY transcription factor 7 isoform X2, protein MAVDLIMSSFKTTENDVVQEAASGLESVQKLIRLLSQSQSRSQQSPQPDDFKAVADVAVDKFKRVISLLGRSSRELTGHARFRRAPVNFQNQNIISSNNNKREQNDVVLEENDQSKVYNPTPIQQVPFVAPSMTVTAAPAVFQRKDSMPKTISFSYTPAVSRASSFMSSLTGDSDSKPPMCTSSCLKRKCSSSENGASGKCSGGASGRCHCSKRRKLRMKRVIRVKAISMKLADIPPDDYSWRKYGQKPIKGSPHPRGYYKCSSVRGCPARKHVERALDDSSMLIVTYEGDHNHALSVAQTTSGLILESS, encoded by the exons atggCAGTTGATCTCATCATGAGTAGTTTCAAAACCACAGAAAACGACGTCGTTCAGGAAGCAGCTTCTGGTCTTgaaagtgttcaaaaacttaTTCGTCTCctttctcaatctcaatcccgATCACAACAATCTCCACAGCCAGATGATTTTAAAGCTGTTGCTGACGTGGCTGTTGATAAATTCAAACGTGTTATTTCACTTTTAGGCCGTTCTTCCCGTGAACTCACCGGTCATGCACGTTTCCGACGAGCTCCagttaattttcaaaatcaaaatataattagtagtaataataacaaGCGTGAACAAAACGATGTCGTTTTAGAAGAAAATGATCAAAGTAAAGTTTATAATCCTACACCTATACAACAAGTTCCTTTTGTTGCTCCATCGATGACCGTTACGGCAGCTCCGGCAGTGTTTCAACGGAAAGATTCTATGCCTAAAACTATTAGTTTCTCTTATACGCCGGCGGTTTCTCGAGCTAGCTCGTTTATGTCATCGTTGACCGGGGATTCCGATAGTAAACCGCCGATGTGTACTTCTTCGTGCTTGAAACGGAAGTGTAGCTCGTCGGAAAATGGCGCTTCTGGAAAGTGTAGCGGCGGTGCTTCCGGCCGTTGTCACTGCTCCAAACGAAG AAAACTGAGGATGAAGAGAGTAATTAGAGTTAAGGCGATTAGTATGAAGCTTGCCGATATTCCACCAGACGATTATTCATGGAGAAAATACGGTCAAAAACCGATTAAAGGATCTCCTCATCCAAg GGGATATTACAAGTGTAGTAGTGTGAGAGGATGTCCAGCAAGGAAGCATGTAGAGAGAGCATTAGATGATTCAAGCATGTTAATTGTTACTTATGAAGGAGATCATAATCATGCACTTTCTGTTGCACAAACTACTTCTGGACTTATTCTAGAATCATCTTAA
- the LOC122587446 gene encoding tRNA-dihydrouridine(16/17) synthase [NAD(P)(+)]-like: protein MAFTAITETLATPESPALPSETIDTESVTTKPPTSLSLADNDDARIEKAWKHWKKLGEPKLIVAPMVDNSELPFRLLCRKYGAQAAYTPMLHSRIFTENEKYRNTEFTTCDEDRPLFVQFCANDPDTLLEAARRVEPYCDYVDINLGCPQRIAKRGNYGAFLMDKLPLVKSLVEKLALNLEVPVSCKIRLFPDLQDTLKYAKMLEDAGCALLAVHGRTRDEKDGKKIRANWKAIHAVKNALRIPVLANGNIRHMEDVKQCLEETGADGVLSAETLLENPALFAGFRTVDWVSDSEVGDQEVKLDQADLVIEYLKLCEKYPVPWRMIRAHVHKLLGEWFRIHPHVRDDFNAQSILSFEFLYDMVNRLRDLGVSRPLYVSNTGPESVCAKGV from the exons ATGGCATTCACAGCCATCACCGAAACCCTAGCAACTCCTGAATCTCCGGCCCTTCCTTCCGAAACTATAGATACAGAATCTGTAACGACAAAACCCCCTACCTCATTATCGTTAGCTGACAATGATGATGCCCGAATCGAAAAGGCATGGAAACATTGGAAGAAACTCGGTGAGCCTAAACTGATTGTAGCACCAATGGTTGATAATTCTGAACTTCCGTTTCGATTACTGTGTAGGAAATATGGTGCTCAAGCTGCTTATACACCTATGCTTCACTCTCGTATTTTTACTGAGAACGAGAAATATCGTAACACCGAATTCACTACCTGCGAT GAGGATCGGCCGTTATTTGTTCAGTTTTGTGCGAATGATCCGGATACTTTGCTTGAGGCGGCACGAAGAGTGGAGCCTTATTGTGATTATGTTGATATTAATTTAGG CTGCCCTCAGCGTATTGCCAAACGTGGAAACTACGGAGCTTTCCTAATGGACAAACTGCCTCTTGTGAAGTCCTTGGTTGAAAAACTAGCTCTTAACCTCGAAGTTCCCGTGTCTTGCAAAATCCGACTTTTCCCAGACTTGCAAGACACTTTGAAATATGCAAAAATGTTGGAGGACGCTGGATGTGCTCTTCTTGCTGTACACGGACGCACCCGAGATgaaaaagatggaaaaaaaattcgAGCAAATTGGAAGGCTATACATGCTGTGAAAAATGCTCTTCGAATACCAGTCCTAGCAAATGGAAATATACGTCACATGGAGGACGTGAAACAGTGTTTGGAAGAGACTGGTGCTGATGGGGTACTTTCTGCTGAGACCCTTCTCGAAAATCCAGCTCTGTTTGCTGGATTTAGGACTGTCGATTGGGTATCTGATAGTGAAGTTGGTGATCAAGAGGTTAAATTGGATCAAGCTGACTTAGTTATTGAATATCTGAAACTTTGTGAAAAATATCCGGTGCCATGGAGAATGATTCGTGCTCATGTTCACAAATTGTTAGGGGAGTGGTTTAGGATTCACCCACATGTAAGAGATGATTTTAATGCACAATCGATACTCAGCTTTGAGTTCCTGTATGATATGGTCAATCGGCTTAGAGATCTTGGAGTTTCAAGGCCTCTTTATGTTAGCAACACTGGTCCGGAAAGTGTGTGTGCAAAGGGGGTCTAG
- the LOC122586948 gene encoding probable WRKY transcription factor 7 isoform X1: MAVDLIMSSFKTTENDVVQEAASGLESVQKLIRLLSQSQSRSQQSPQPDDFKAVADVAVDKFKRVISLLGRSSRELTGHARFRRAPVNFQNQNIISSNNNKREQNDVVLEENDQSKVYNPTPIQQVPFVAPSMTVTAAPAVFQRKDSMPKTISFSYTPAVSRASSFMSSLTGDSDSKPPMCTSSCLKRKCSSSENGASGKCSGGASGRCHCSKRSRKLRMKRVIRVKAISMKLADIPPDDYSWRKYGQKPIKGSPHPRGYYKCSSVRGCPARKHVERALDDSSMLIVTYEGDHNHALSVAQTTSGLILESS, translated from the exons atggCAGTTGATCTCATCATGAGTAGTTTCAAAACCACAGAAAACGACGTCGTTCAGGAAGCAGCTTCTGGTCTTgaaagtgttcaaaaacttaTTCGTCTCctttctcaatctcaatcccgATCACAACAATCTCCACAGCCAGATGATTTTAAAGCTGTTGCTGACGTGGCTGTTGATAAATTCAAACGTGTTATTTCACTTTTAGGCCGTTCTTCCCGTGAACTCACCGGTCATGCACGTTTCCGACGAGCTCCagttaattttcaaaatcaaaatataattagtagtaataataacaaGCGTGAACAAAACGATGTCGTTTTAGAAGAAAATGATCAAAGTAAAGTTTATAATCCTACACCTATACAACAAGTTCCTTTTGTTGCTCCATCGATGACCGTTACGGCAGCTCCGGCAGTGTTTCAACGGAAAGATTCTATGCCTAAAACTATTAGTTTCTCTTATACGCCGGCGGTTTCTCGAGCTAGCTCGTTTATGTCATCGTTGACCGGGGATTCCGATAGTAAACCGCCGATGTGTACTTCTTCGTGCTTGAAACGGAAGTGTAGCTCGTCGGAAAATGGCGCTTCTGGAAAGTGTAGCGGCGGTGCTTCCGGCCGTTGTCACTGCTCCAAACGAAG CAGAAAACTGAGGATGAAGAGAGTAATTAGAGTTAAGGCGATTAGTATGAAGCTTGCCGATATTCCACCAGACGATTATTCATGGAGAAAATACGGTCAAAAACCGATTAAAGGATCTCCTCATCCAAg GGGATATTACAAGTGTAGTAGTGTGAGAGGATGTCCAGCAAGGAAGCATGTAGAGAGAGCATTAGATGATTCAAGCATGTTAATTGTTACTTATGAAGGAGATCATAATCATGCACTTTCTGTTGCACAAACTACTTCTGGACTTATTCTAGAATCATCTTAA